A stretch of DNA from Promicromonospora sukumoe:
GAAGTCGCCGTTGCGGCGGCGCAGCTCGGTGGTGACGTAGGTGCGGAACCGGTCCTGGTCCAGGGTGCCGTCCTGCGTCGCGGCGGCGCTGAGCTGCAGCGCGATGTGGAGCTGGCGGTCGCCGCGGCCGTCCTCGTAGCTGATCAGGCGGTGGTTCTCGATCGCCTCCAGCAGCTCGGGGTCGCCGTGCACGACGTCGCGCAGGGCGTCGGGCCCGATGACGGCGCCGTTGTAGTCGACGGACATGTCGGAGCGCCCGTAGTGGAACAGCAGCGGCAGGTCGAGGAACTTCTCGGCCACGACCGTGTGGTGGCCGAGCTCCTTGAGCACCGGCAGCACGTCGCGCACGCGCGCCACGTGGCCGCGGTCGTGGATGTTGTACCGGACGCGGGGGTTGATGTTCCGGTCGCGGGCGATGGTGACGACGAGCTCGCCGTCGTCGTTGGTCTCCAGGAGGTAGTCGAACGGGTTGAACTGGAAGATCATCGGCAGCACGCCGTACTCGCCGGTCCTGGTCAGCCGCTCGGACAGGCGCGGGTCGGCGCTGATGGCGCGGCGCAGGGCGACGGTGAAGTCGGTCTCGATGCTGAGGTTGATCTCCAGGTCGCTGGCCCCGTACGAGCCGAAGACGCTGTGCGCGTACTTGAGGATGTGCGAGCGCATGTTCTCGCTGATGCCCTCGCCGCCGAACGCCGCGACGATGTCGTAGGCGGCCCAGTCCAGCCGGTCGTCCTCGAACAGGGACTTCAGGAACGGCGGGTAGCTGGTGATGATGTAGGTGTAGTCGGTCCCGAACTCCCGCATCGTGGCGATGATCTTGTCCTTGTCGGGACCGCAGGACTTGATCATCGTGACCTCGGTGAGCGAGGCCGTGACGTTCATGCCGGTGGCCCACGCCCCCAGCGAGAACGCGTTCAGCACGAAGGGCTTCTTGCGCAGGGACGACGCCGTCCGCGCGAAGCCGACCTGGAGGAGCTGACGGGTGGCGGCGCGCTCCTCGCTGCCGCGCACCCAGCTCGTGGGGGTCCCGGAGCTCCCGGAGGACTCGTCAACGACGACGCCGCGGCGCGGCAGCGCTCCCCCGATGCACCGCTCGGAGATGCTCCACCGCTTGACGTAGGACTCCTTGTCCATCTCCG
This window harbors:
- a CDS encoding CoF synthetase → MRRALAFTLVALVDAVVRPLTYSVHTHKLLLGPGIEPLRWWLGRLRAWRTFDLAAREVPAYRAFLAEHGRDSRLRRTGSLAETFRGIPEMDKESYVKRWSISERCIGGALPRRGVVVDESSGSSGTPTSWVRGSEERAATRQLLQVGFARTASSLRKKPFVLNAFSLGAWATGMNVTASLTEVTMIKSCGPDKDKIIATMREFGTDYTYIITSYPPFLKSLFEDDRLDWAAYDIVAAFGGEGISENMRSHILKYAHSVFGSYGASDLEINLSIETDFTVALRRAISADPRLSERLTRTGEYGVLPMIFQFNPFDYLLETNDDGELVVTIARDRNINPRVRYNIHDRGHVARVRDVLPVLKELGHHTVVAEKFLDLPLLFHYGRSDMSVDYNGAVIGPDALRDVVHGDPELLEAIENHRLISYEDGRGDRQLHIALQLSAAATQDGTLDQDRFRTYVTTELRRRNGDFNNGVRTAPDGTLPTIAFYAHRTGPFATDSGKLKNEYVWQLPAGALDGWETDLSHVFPRE